In one Chitinophaga sancti genomic region, the following are encoded:
- a CDS encoding (R)-mandelonitrile lyase → MEIIRTGTQPSGKGPADYFTGSVRIDPLNNPPDPARVAMALVTFEPGARTAWHTHPLGQTLIVTAGCGWVQKEGGPRENIHPGDVVWFAPGEKHWHGATATTGMSHIAIQEKLNGSPVDWMEQVTDEQYSQ, encoded by the coding sequence ATGGAAATCATCAGAACTGGCACTCAGCCATCAGGGAAAGGCCCGGCCGATTACTTTACCGGCTCCGTTAGAATCGATCCTTTAAACAATCCACCCGATCCTGCCCGCGTAGCCATGGCCCTGGTCACTTTCGAACCCGGTGCCCGCACCGCATGGCATACCCACCCCCTGGGTCAGACATTGATCGTGACTGCTGGTTGCGGCTGGGTACAGAAAGAAGGTGGACCCCGGGAAAACATTCATCCCGGTGATGTGGTTTGGTTTGCCCCTGGCGAGAAACACTGGCATGGTGCCACCGCTACCACCGGCATGAGTCATATTGCGATACAGGAAAAACTGAACGGTTCCCCGGTAGACTGGATGGAACAGGTTACGGATGAACAGTATAGTCAATAA
- a CDS encoding TetR/AcrR family transcriptional regulator — translation MEDKSISTEEKIKAAARTIFTRKGYAATKTRDIAEEAGLNLALLNYYFRSKEKLFEIIMAENLKKLFGILAPILNDSSKTLEEKLASMAANYIDMLFQNPDLPLFVLSELRQNPGWLRETLHVDNYVLGSHLMVQLKEKKPAIDPVQFLMSFLGMLIFPFAARPILQGTAAIDDAQYNQLMEERKKLVPMWMKCMLE, via the coding sequence ATGGAAGATAAGAGCATTTCAACGGAAGAAAAGATCAAAGCAGCCGCCAGGACTATTTTCACCAGGAAAGGGTATGCGGCTACCAAGACCCGTGATATTGCCGAAGAGGCTGGGCTGAACCTGGCCTTATTGAATTATTACTTCCGCAGCAAGGAAAAGCTGTTCGAGATCATCATGGCCGAAAACCTGAAGAAGCTATTCGGCATCCTGGCTCCGATCCTCAATGATAGCAGCAAAACACTGGAAGAAAAGCTCGCCAGCATGGCTGCCAACTATATTGACATGCTCTTTCAAAACCCGGACCTGCCCTTATTTGTGCTGAGTGAACTGAGGCAAAACCCCGGCTGGCTAAGGGAAACCCTGCATGTAGATAATTATGTGCTCGGCTCCCACCTCATGGTCCAGTTAAAAGAGAAAAAACCGGCCATCGACCCGGTCCAGTTCCTGATGTCATTCCTGGGCATGCTGATCTTCCCATTTGCCGCCCGGCCTATTTTGCAGGGCACCGCAGCGATCGACGATGCACAGTACAACCAGCTGATGGAAGAACGCAAAAAGCTGGTTCCCATGTGGATGAAATGCATGCTTGAATAA
- a CDS encoding TolC family protein, producing the protein MKYYLLLLLFSLPARGQLTLPDCHRLAEQHYPLAKRYDLISKSAAYTIDNLNKGYLPQFSVNAQASYQSAVTQVPISIPGINIPTMNKDQYKATVQLDQVIYDGGEIATQKALQKSNEQVSRQQLQADLYALKDRINQLYFGILLADEQLQQNELMLADLKLGLKKTQAALDNGTAFRSNADLINAEILSTEQRNIELTSSREAYARMLSLFIGQPVDTLEKPAALTISDSIHRPELLSFDAQQSTLLLQHQLLKVSTRPKVGFYIQGGYGRPGLNMLDNSFQAYYLGGVRLSWSPSAFYTLKKKRAQLLVNEQEIAVQKETFLFNTAVTVQQESAAVNKYQQLMSADEAIIKLRNQVKTAAIAQLENGVITGNDFLKEVNDENLARQNKSLHEMQWLLSQYNQQTTTGNL; encoded by the coding sequence ATGAAATACTACCTCCTGCTCCTATTGTTTTCGCTGCCTGCACGGGGGCAATTGACGCTGCCCGATTGCCATCGGCTGGCGGAACAACACTATCCCCTCGCGAAAAGGTATGACCTGATCAGCAAATCGGCAGCCTACACCATCGACAACCTGAACAAGGGATACCTGCCGCAGTTCTCCGTAAACGCCCAGGCAAGCTATCAGTCTGCCGTAACACAGGTACCCATTAGCATCCCGGGCATCAACATCCCCACGATGAATAAGGACCAGTATAAGGCCACCGTACAGCTGGACCAGGTAATTTATGACGGCGGGGAAATTGCCACCCAAAAGGCCCTTCAAAAGAGCAATGAGCAGGTTTCCCGCCAGCAATTGCAGGCAGACCTCTATGCGCTCAAAGACCGTATTAACCAGCTCTATTTCGGCATCCTGCTGGCAGATGAACAACTGCAACAAAATGAGCTGATGCTGGCAGATCTTAAACTGGGCCTCAAAAAAACGCAGGCAGCATTGGACAATGGAACGGCTTTTCGCAGTAATGCAGATCTGATCAATGCAGAAATTCTCTCCACTGAACAACGCAATATTGAATTAACCAGTAGCCGGGAAGCCTATGCACGCATGCTCTCCCTGTTCATCGGGCAGCCTGTGGACACACTTGAAAAACCCGCAGCACTAACCATCAGCGACAGCATTCACCGCCCGGAACTGCTCTCTTTTGACGCCCAGCAAAGCACCTTATTGCTACAGCACCAGTTATTGAAAGTAAGCACCCGGCCTAAAGTTGGGTTTTATATCCAGGGAGGCTATGGCCGCCCGGGATTGAATATGCTGGATAATAGTTTCCAGGCTTATTACCTGGGAGGGGTCCGCCTCAGCTGGTCGCCTTCTGCATTCTATACCTTGAAAAAGAAAAGGGCGCAGCTCCTCGTGAACGAACAGGAAATAGCAGTGCAAAAAGAAACCTTCCTGTTTAATACAGCCGTGACCGTGCAACAGGAGTCTGCTGCGGTGAACAAATACCAGCAATTAATGAGTGCTGATGAAGCAATCATCAAACTACGCAACCAGGTTAAAACCGCTGCCATTGCCCAACTGGAGAATGGAGTGATCACCGGCAATGATTTCCTTAAAGAAGTGAATGACGAAAATCTGGCCAGACAAAATAAGTCGCTGCATGAAATGCAATGGCTGCTCTCACAATATAATCAACAAACGACAACAGGTAATCTATGA
- a CDS encoding HlyD family secretion protein: protein MKSNLTILILGLAAITACNNKEAAYDASGTFEAVETIVSAEASGNIKTLDIEEGQVLKAGQVVAYIDSVQLILKKKQLQAQVSAVLSGRPDISAQTAALQEQLKQAERERDRTENLLKADAATRKQLDDAVSQVAIVKKQIAATQSSLGITTANLKDQTAPLEAQIQQIDDQLQKCRLTNPVDGTVLTKYAEAGEVTSPGKAIYKIAALNTIILRAYLTGDQLPHVKTGQQVKVLVDDTKDAYKTYTGTIEWISNKAEFTPKTIQTKDERANLVYAIKVRINNDGYLKIGMYGEVKL, encoded by the coding sequence ATGAAAAGCAATCTCACTATACTGATATTAGGCCTGGCTGCCATCACAGCCTGCAATAACAAAGAAGCCGCTTACGACGCATCCGGTACTTTCGAAGCAGTAGAAACCATCGTGTCTGCGGAAGCATCCGGCAATATCAAAACACTCGATATTGAAGAAGGACAGGTGTTAAAAGCCGGCCAGGTTGTGGCGTATATCGACAGCGTTCAACTCATCTTAAAGAAAAAACAATTACAGGCACAGGTGAGTGCTGTCCTCAGCGGAAGACCCGATATCTCTGCGCAGACAGCTGCCTTGCAGGAACAACTGAAACAGGCTGAAAGAGAAAGAGACCGCACAGAGAACCTGCTCAAAGCAGATGCCGCTACCCGCAAGCAACTGGACGATGCGGTGTCACAGGTGGCCATTGTCAAAAAACAAATCGCTGCTACACAATCTTCTCTTGGCATTACCACTGCCAACCTGAAAGATCAGACAGCTCCACTGGAAGCACAGATCCAACAGATCGATGACCAGCTGCAGAAATGCAGACTGACGAACCCTGTTGACGGCACCGTGCTCACCAAGTATGCCGAAGCAGGTGAAGTAACCAGCCCAGGCAAAGCCATATACAAGATCGCCGCCCTGAATACAATCATTTTAAGAGCTTACCTCACAGGCGATCAGTTGCCCCATGTCAAAACCGGCCAGCAGGTAAAGGTATTGGTGGATGATACAAAAGATGCTTATAAAACCTATACTGGTACCATTGAATGGATCAGCAATAAAGCAGAGTTCACACCCAAGACCATTCAGACCAAAGATGAAAGAGCCAACCTCGTTTATGCAATCAAAGTGCGCATTAACAATGATGGCTATCTGAAAATCGGGATGTACGGAGAGGTAAAACTATAA
- a CDS encoding ABC transporter ATP-binding protein, protein MDAVIVNGIRKVYQDKTAVDDVSFAVKKGELFGLIGPDGAGKTSIFRMLTTLLLPDGGSATVDGLDVVKDYKAIRKLAGYMPGKFSLYQDLTVEENLNFFATVFKTTVKENYDLIKDIYIQIEPFKKRRAGKLSGGMKQKLALCCALIHRPTVLFLDEPTTGVDPVSRKEFWEMLRKLKEQQITIIVSTPYMDEADLCDRIALIQDGKILSIDTPAAIVAAFPDQLYAVKADQMHRLLKVLQGSALVKSSYAFGEYAHVTFDGDLRQELDAQGLTGIEIQPTPVTIEDCFIKLLNEKQ, encoded by the coding sequence ATGGATGCTGTCATCGTAAATGGAATACGTAAAGTATACCAGGATAAAACAGCAGTGGATGATGTATCCTTTGCTGTAAAAAAAGGAGAATTGTTTGGCCTGATAGGTCCGGATGGCGCGGGCAAGACAAGTATCTTCAGGATGCTGACGACCCTCCTGCTGCCGGATGGCGGATCTGCCACTGTAGATGGTTTGGATGTAGTCAAAGACTACAAGGCCATTCGCAAACTGGCGGGTTATATGCCGGGAAAATTCTCGCTGTACCAGGACCTGACAGTGGAAGAGAACCTGAACTTCTTTGCCACTGTATTCAAAACCACGGTCAAAGAGAATTACGATTTGATTAAGGACATCTATATACAGATCGAACCCTTCAAAAAAAGAAGGGCAGGCAAACTATCCGGTGGTATGAAGCAAAAGCTGGCCCTGTGCTGTGCGCTGATCCACCGTCCTACGGTATTGTTTTTAGATGAGCCTACGACAGGCGTAGATCCTGTATCCAGGAAGGAATTCTGGGAAATGCTGCGCAAACTGAAGGAACAACAGATTACGATTATTGTATCTACCCCTTATATGGACGAAGCAGATCTGTGTGACAGGATTGCCCTGATCCAGGATGGAAAGATCCTGTCTATCGACACACCGGCGGCTATTGTAGCGGCTTTCCCGGATCAGCTATATGCCGTCAAAGCAGACCAGATGCACCGGTTATTGAAGGTACTGCAGGGGTCTGCACTTGTAAAAAGCAGTTATGCTTTTGGTGAATATGCGCATGTGACCTTTGATGGAGACCTGCGGCAGGAGCTGGATGCACAGGGGCTTACAGGCATCGAAATACAACCCACACCTGTTACTATTGAGGACTGTTTTATTAAACTCTTAAATGAAAAACAGTGA
- a CDS encoding ABC transporter ATP-binding protein, whose product MIETDKLTKRFGDFVATNEITFEVEKGEIFGFLGANGAGKTTAMRMLCGLSIPSSGNATIAGFDVYKQTEQIKQNIGYMSQKFSLYEDLTVAENIRFFGGIYGLSNQQLKTKSQQLIHDLGLEKEAKKLVGSLPLGWKQKLSFSIAVLHEPKIVFLDEPTGGVDPITRRQFWNLIYDAADRGVTVFVTTHYMDEAEYCNRISIMVDGRIKALDTPRNLKNTYHAESMDEVFYALARSAKRSE is encoded by the coding sequence GTGATCGAAACAGATAAACTAACCAAACGCTTTGGCGATTTCGTTGCCACCAATGAGATCACTTTCGAAGTGGAGAAAGGTGAAATATTCGGCTTTCTTGGTGCCAATGGTGCAGGAAAAACTACCGCTATGCGCATGCTTTGCGGGCTCTCTATTCCCAGCTCTGGCAATGCGACCATCGCAGGATTCGATGTCTACAAACAAACAGAACAGATCAAGCAAAACATCGGGTACATGAGCCAGAAGTTCTCGCTGTATGAAGATCTGACGGTAGCAGAAAACATCCGCTTCTTCGGTGGTATTTATGGCCTGAGCAATCAACAGCTAAAGACCAAAAGCCAGCAACTCATTCATGACTTAGGTCTTGAAAAAGAAGCGAAGAAACTGGTCGGTTCCCTCCCACTCGGCTGGAAACAAAAACTGTCTTTTTCTATTGCTGTATTACATGAACCGAAGATCGTTTTCCTGGATGAACCAACCGGGGGTGTAGATCCTATTACCCGCAGGCAGTTCTGGAACCTGATCTATGATGCGGCCGACAGGGGTGTGACGGTTTTTGTGACCACCCACTACATGGATGAAGCAGAGTATTGCAACCGCATTTCTATCATGGTGGATGGGCGGATCAAAGCCCTGGATACACCCCGCAATTTAAAGAACACTTATCATGCAGAAAGCATGGATGAAGTCTTTTACGCGCTGGCCCGCAGTGCTAAACGTAGCGAATGA
- a CDS encoding ABC transporter permease, with translation MKQLYTFIRKEFAHVLRDRKTLLILFGLPIVQILIFGFALTNEVRNAKIVIFDQAQDVASQQLISKIKASRYFDIAYAVMDRAGIEAAFKKGDIRLAVIFPQGFNNDLLHAHHAQIQVIADAADPNTATTLTSYITSIIQDYTATQEPYQISPQIRFLYNPQLKGAPNFVPGVMSLVLMLVCVMMTAVSIVREKETGTMEVLLVSPFSPLMVIISKAIPYLLLSLINVTTILLLSTFVLQLPINGSIPLLFAESTLFIITCLTLGIFISVKTNSQQVAMLISLMGMMLPTILFSGFMFPVENMPLPLQLISNVVPSKWYYNIVKAIMIKGLGFSAIWKETLILAGITVVLLFVSFKSFKIRLS, from the coding sequence ATGAAACAGTTATATACTTTTATCAGGAAGGAATTTGCCCATGTATTGCGAGACAGGAAGACACTCCTGATCCTCTTTGGCCTGCCGATCGTACAGATCCTCATCTTTGGTTTTGCGCTGACGAATGAAGTCCGCAATGCGAAGATCGTGATCTTTGACCAGGCACAGGATGTGGCTTCGCAACAACTGATCAGTAAGATCAAAGCCAGCAGGTATTTTGATATAGCCTATGCCGTGATGGACCGGGCAGGTATTGAAGCTGCTTTCAAAAAAGGCGATATCCGGCTGGCGGTCATTTTCCCGCAGGGGTTTAACAATGATTTGCTACATGCACATCATGCGCAGATCCAGGTGATCGCGGATGCGGCAGATCCGAATACGGCCACTACGCTGACCAGTTATATCACTTCGATCATACAGGACTACACGGCGACGCAGGAGCCCTACCAGATCTCGCCGCAGATCCGGTTCCTGTATAACCCGCAACTAAAAGGTGCGCCGAACTTTGTACCGGGTGTGATGTCACTCGTACTCATGCTGGTATGTGTGATGATGACAGCTGTTTCGATCGTGCGTGAAAAAGAAACAGGAACCATGGAAGTCTTGCTGGTATCGCCTTTTAGTCCGCTGATGGTGATCATTTCCAAAGCCATCCCTTACCTGCTGCTTTCACTCATCAACGTGACGACGATTTTGCTGCTCAGCACCTTTGTATTGCAATTGCCTATCAACGGAAGCATCCCTTTACTCTTTGCAGAAAGTACCTTATTCATCATCACCTGCCTCACACTGGGCATCTTTATATCAGTAAAGACCAATTCACAGCAGGTAGCCATGCTCATTTCCCTGATGGGAATGATGCTGCCTACCATCCTCTTTAGCGGCTTTATGTTCCCGGTGGAGAACATGCCCCTCCCCTTGCAGCTGATCAGCAATGTAGTGCCTTCTAAATGGTATTACAATATCGTAAAGGCAATCATGATCAAGGGGCTTGGATTCTCCGCCATCTGGAAAGAGACCCTGATCCTGGCAGGGATTACAGTGGTACTATTATTCGTGAGCTTTAAAAGTTTTAAAATCAGGTTATCATGA
- a CDS encoding ABC transporter permease codes for MRTIRFLLQKEFRQIFRNRSILIMVLFMPVMQLFILPLAANYEVRNINLAIIDNDHSSYSQKLISKITASGYFRLTGYVFSYKEALHLIEQDKADLLLEIPHGFERNLVRNNHEQLFVAVNAINGTKASLGGVYLSNVIRDDNNEIRLQLVAPARFQSQPTVEIATSNWYNPYLDYHLFMVPGILAVLVTMIGGFLTALNIVKEKEVGTIEQINVTPIKKHHFILGKLIPFWVLGNVVFTLGLIVARVAYGIVPAGNLFLLYSFIWVYLLAVLGFGLLVSTYCDTQQQAMFIMFFFIMIFILMGGLFTSIDSMPDWAQVVTRFNPVSYLIEVMRMIVLKGSGVRDVLPKLGVILCFAFVLNTWAVLNYRKTN; via the coding sequence ATGAGAACGATCCGGTTTTTATTACAAAAGGAATTCAGGCAGATCTTCCGCAATCGTTCCATTCTGATAATGGTACTGTTCATGCCTGTGATGCAGTTGTTTATCCTGCCATTGGCGGCGAATTATGAAGTAAGGAATATAAACCTGGCCATCATTGACAATGACCACTCTTCCTATTCGCAAAAACTGATCAGCAAGATTACGGCTTCGGGCTACTTCAGGCTGACGGGTTATGTGTTTTCATATAAGGAGGCCCTGCATTTAATTGAGCAGGACAAAGCAGACCTTTTACTGGAGATACCACATGGTTTTGAAAGGAACCTGGTCAGGAATAATCATGAGCAATTGTTTGTAGCGGTCAATGCGATCAATGGTACCAAAGCCAGTCTGGGCGGGGTATACCTGAGCAATGTGATCCGGGATGACAACAATGAGATCCGTTTACAACTGGTAGCACCGGCACGTTTTCAGTCACAACCAACAGTGGAGATTGCAACGTCTAACTGGTATAATCCTTACCTCGACTATCACCTGTTTATGGTACCGGGTATACTCGCTGTGCTGGTAACGATGATTGGCGGCTTTCTAACGGCATTGAATATAGTAAAAGAAAAAGAGGTGGGCACTATTGAGCAGATCAATGTAACGCCTATTAAAAAGCACCATTTCATACTGGGTAAGCTGATTCCATTCTGGGTACTGGGGAACGTGGTATTTACCCTTGGCCTGATTGTAGCCAGGGTGGCCTATGGCATTGTGCCGGCGGGGAATCTCTTTCTCCTGTATAGTTTTATCTGGGTGTACCTGCTGGCGGTATTAGGGTTTGGTCTCCTGGTATCTACTTATTGCGATACGCAGCAGCAGGCGATGTTCATTATGTTTTTCTTCATCATGATCTTCATTTTAATGGGAGGGCTCTTTACTTCAATTGACAGTATGCCTGACTGGGCACAGGTGGTGACACGATTCAACCCGGTGAGTTATCTCATCGAAGTGATGCGCATGATTGTACTGAAAGGTAGTGGCGTGCGGGATGTACTGCCTAAACTGGGTGTGATATTGTGTTTTGCTTTTGTGCTGAATACCTGGGCTGTGCTGAACTACCGGAAGACTAATTAA